One region of uncultured Sulfurimonas sp. genomic DNA includes:
- a CDS encoding 3-deoxy-7-phosphoheptulonate synthase class II: protein MSIWSPQSWREKPILQQPTYPNKDELNRVLKELENYPPLVFAGEAQRLKSQLADVVEGKAFLLQGGDCAESFSEFHADNIRDTFKALMQMAVVMTYAGGVPVVKVGRLGGQFAKPRSSDKETINGVTLDSYRGDIINGVEFTEEARVPDPERMIKAYNQAAATQNLLRAFATGGMADLHKVHKWNLAFANKNEVSQKYEQLAQEIENSLKFMKACGITSKTYRNLGETDFYTSHEALLLPYEQAFTRKDSISGDWYDTSAHMLWIGDRTRQLDGAHVEYLKGVKNPIGVKAGPSMDPEDLIKLCQTLNPENEAGRLNIIVRMGANKVGEGMPKLIRAVEKEGMKVLWSCDPMHGNTIKSSTNFKTRPVDAVLTEMKQFFQVHKSEGTIGGGVHLEMTGKNVTECIGGSFTVTEEDLSSRYHTHCDPRLNANQSLELAFLIADTLKESKE, encoded by the coding sequence ATGAGCATTTGGAGTCCACAAAGTTGGAGAGAAAAACCAATTTTACAACAACCAACTTATCCAAACAAAGATGAATTAAACAGAGTTTTAAAAGAATTAGAAAATTATCCTCCACTTGTATTTGCGGGAGAAGCGCAAAGACTTAAGAGTCAGCTTGCTGATGTTGTAGAGGGAAAGGCTTTTTTACTTCAAGGTGGAGATTGTGCTGAGAGTTTTAGCGAATTTCATGCTGATAATATTAGAGATACATTTAAAGCTTTAATGCAAATGGCTGTAGTTATGACTTATGCAGGTGGTGTTCCAGTTGTAAAAGTTGGTCGTCTTGGAGGTCAGTTTGCTAAACCTCGTTCAAGTGACAAAGAAACAATCAATGGTGTTACTCTAGATTCTTATCGTGGAGACATTATAAATGGAGTGGAATTTACAGAAGAAGCTCGTGTTCCAGATCCAGAACGTATGATAAAAGCATACAATCAAGCTGCTGCAACTCAAAATTTACTTCGCGCATTTGCAACTGGTGGTATGGCTGATCTTCATAAGGTTCATAAATGGAATCTTGCCTTTGCAAATAAAAATGAAGTTTCACAAAAATATGAACAATTAGCACAAGAGATAGAAAATTCTTTAAAATTTATGAAAGCTTGTGGGATTACATCTAAAACATATAGAAACTTGGGAGAGACGGATTTTTATACATCTCACGAAGCTCTTTTGCTCCCATATGAACAAGCATTTACTAGAAAAGATTCTATAAGTGGTGATTGGTATGATACTTCTGCACATATGTTATGGATAGGAGATAGAACTAGACAATTAGACGGTGCTCATGTTGAATACTTAAAAGGTGTGAAAAATCCTATAGGTGTTAAAGCTGGACCATCTATGGATCCAGAGGATCTAATTAAGCTTTGTCAAACATTAAATCCTGAAAATGAAGCAGGACGTTTAAATATTATAGTTAGAATGGGTGCAAATAAAGTTGGTGAAGGTATGCCAAAACTTATTCGTGCAGTAGAAAAAGAAGGGATGAAAGTACTTTGGAGTTGTGATCCGATGCATGGCAATACTATAAAATCATCTACAAACTTTAAAACTCGTCCTGTAGATGCTGTACTTACGGAAATGAAACAGTTTTTTCAAGTTCATAAATCTGAAGGAACTATCGGTGGTGGTGTGCATCTAGAGATGACTGGTAAAAATGTTACTGAGTGTATAGGTGGTTCATTCACTGTAACAGAAGAGGATTTAAGCTCTCGTTACCACACTCATTGTGATCCAAGATTAAATGCAAACCAATCTTTAGAATTGGCATTTTTAATAGCAGACACTTTAAAAGAATCAAAAGAATAA
- a CDS encoding GGDEF domain-containing protein, which yields MQKDELVSLANEMCKELLNIIDEEQEATKEQVANYLIESAQIIMNVNDEDVGNSGFAEALFHNAYKDIAKKSLSSYKNTNQNIEKITKLHERTLLECNSQHIDLPSLTNKFDEIQSHLIDEVKKANEIISQLTTQVKTLEEKSNLDSLTKVFNRRALSSYLENICSNDELPYEFHLLILDIDDFKIINDKHGHIAGDKVLIFIANILKKTLRDGDKVFRYGGEEFIIILNRVDDAHCKRISSRLLELVRGNKLIYKGEGLRVTMSIGTTRYTNGDTPDSIIARADKALYKAKESGKNQMNSEMK from the coding sequence ATGCAAAAAGATGAACTAGTATCACTCGCTAATGAAATGTGCAAAGAGCTTTTAAACATTATTGATGAAGAACAAGAAGCAACTAAAGAACAGGTTGCAAATTATCTTATAGAATCAGCTCAGATAATTATGAATGTTAATGATGAGGACGTTGGTAACTCTGGTTTTGCTGAAGCTCTATTTCATAATGCATATAAAGATATAGCAAAAAAGAGTTTATCTTCTTACAAAAATACAAATCAAAATATTGAAAAAATCACAAAACTACATGAAAGAACTCTCTTAGAATGTAACTCACAACATATAGATTTACCATCTTTAACTAATAAATTTGATGAAATTCAATCTCATCTAATTGATGAAGTTAAAAAAGCAAATGAAATCATTTCTCAACTTACAACTCAAGTTAAAACACTTGAAGAAAAATCAAATTTAGACTCATTAACAAAAGTATTTAACAGACGCGCTCTTTCATCTTATTTGGAAAACATCTGTTCAAACGATGAACTTCCTTATGAATTTCATCTTCTTATATTAGATATTGATGACTTTAAAATTATAAATGACAAACATGGACATATTGCAGGAGATAAAGTTTTAATCTTTATCGCAAATATTTTAAAGAAAACACTTAGAGATGGGGATAAGGTTTTTAGATATGGTGGTGAAGAATTTATTATTATACTAAACAGAGTAGATGATGCACATTGTAAGAGAATATCAAGCAGACTTCTTGAGTTAGTTAGAGGAAACAAGCTTATCTATAAAGGTGAGGGACTTAGAGTTACTATGAGTATAGGGACAACAAGATATACAAATGGAGATACTCCAGATTCCATCATAGCAAGAGCAGACAAAGCACTCTATAAAGCTAAAGAGAGTGGAAAAAATCAGATGAATTCGGAAATGAAATAA
- a CDS encoding CvpA family protein gives MELNYFDLIASVIILLLGLKGIINGFFKEVFGLVGIIGGIFVASRVGDIVGKYISDMVFKFDNSAAISFAGFIVTLGVFWLFMIAIGYIFKKLSLLSGLGIFDRILGFVFGASKFFLIAAVIAHAAYNIKAIKSTLETPMQNSFLFPILVDTGAFIMKLDPTEISNDINSSIDKVTDEVTKGVKTSTEKIVEETKEKINDAAKESALGQEIKSKTQETK, from the coding sequence ATGGAATTAAATTACTTTGACTTAATAGCTTCAGTAATTATCTTACTACTTGGTTTAAAGGGTATCATTAACGGGTTTTTCAAAGAAGTTTTTGGACTTGTTGGAATTATTGGTGGTATATTTGTAGCATCTAGAGTAGGTGATATTGTAGGAAAATACATAAGCGATATGGTTTTTAAGTTTGACAATAGTGCTGCTATTAGCTTTGCAGGTTTTATTGTAACACTTGGAGTTTTTTGGCTTTTTATGATTGCCATCGGCTATATATTCAAAAAGCTTAGCCTGTTAAGTGGTCTTGGTATTTTTGATAGAATTTTAGGTTTTGTATTTGGTGCTAGTAAATTTTTTCTAATTGCTGCGGTAATTGCACACGCTGCTTATAATATAAAAGCCATAAAATCCACTCTAGAAACTCCTATGCAAAATAGCTTTTTATTTCCTATTTTAGTTGATACTGGTGCTTTTATTATGAAGCTAGATCCAACTGAAATCAGTAATGATATTAATAGTAGTATAGACAAAGTTACAGATGAAGTAACAAAAGGTGTAAAAACTTCTACTGAAAAAATCGTAGAAGAGACGAAAGAAAAAATAAATGATGCAGCTAAAGAGAGCGCTTTAGGACAAGAAATAAAATCTAAGACACAGGAGACAAAATAA
- a CDS encoding Fur family transcriptional regulator: MAKVTTDFNDRTIEYEQLLNNFKSILKKNSLKFTIQREVILETLYNSDEHLTPEALHHLIQEKFPDLNTGIATVYRTLSLLEDSNIVTSLSFGAQGKKYELGAKNHHDHLICTECGSITEFVDEQIENRQHRIADELGFKMEDHSMQIYGICKSCQKK, encoded by the coding sequence ATGGCAAAAGTAACAACTGATTTCAACGATAGAACTATTGAATACGAGCAACTTTTAAATAACTTTAAATCTATCCTCAAAAAAAATTCTTTAAAATTCACAATTCAAAGAGAAGTTATCTTAGAAACTCTATATAACTCTGATGAGCATCTAACTCCAGAGGCTCTTCATCATCTTATACAAGAAAAATTTCCTGATTTAAACACTGGGATAGCTACAGTTTATAGAACTCTATCTCTTTTAGAAGACTCTAACATAGTTACCTCATTATCATTTGGAGCACAAGGTAAAAAGTATGAATTAGGTGCAAAAAATCATCATGATCATCTTATTTGTACAGAGTGTGGAAGTATTACAGAATTTGTTGATGAACAAATAGAAAATAGACAACATCGCATCGCAGATGAACTTGGTTTTAAAATGGAAGATCACTCAATGCAAATTTACGGCATCTGTAAAAGTTGTCAAAAAAAATAA
- the lysS gene encoding lysine--tRNA ligase, with product MAFENKFIQQRIEKAQLLKEAGFNPYSNDSKRNTSIEKYLNVNSDIEEKEDKRDEKRHYCVSGRIKLFRIMGKASFVKIEDESGMLQIYVARDNLAEGFYNDIFKKNIEVGDIIEVSGYPFVTGHGELSLHANNVKILTKAISPLPEKFHGVTDKEIRYRKRYLDLIMNADVRKTFKIRSRVISLTRRFFEDKGFLEVETPMMHPIAGGANAKPFVTHHNALGIDRFLRIAPELYLKRLIVGGFEAVFEINRNFRNEGMDATHNPEFTSIEFYWAYKTYKDLIEITKEYFRYLFEHLNLPSILPYGDMEVNFNNFSEIPLIESLSKIGGVPVEIVNNKEKIIEFLKSKNFTVNAAMNLGQLQGELFDEFVEEKLIDPTFITEYPVEISPLARRSDENPSITERFELFIAGREIANAFSELNDPVDQYERFKGQVDAKDAGDDEAHEMDEDFIEALSYGMAPTAGQGIGIDRLVMLLTNEHSIRDVLLFPAMKPIHNEEKTEEN from the coding sequence TTGGCTTTTGAAAATAAGTTCATACAACAAAGAATAGAAAAAGCACAGCTACTAAAAGAAGCTGGTTTTAACCCGTATTCAAACGACTCAAAAAGAAATACAAGCATTGAAAAATATTTAAATGTAAACTCAGATATTGAAGAAAAAGAAGATAAAAGAGATGAAAAACGTCACTATTGTGTTAGTGGAAGAATAAAACTTTTTAGAATTATGGGTAAAGCAAGTTTTGTAAAGATTGAAGATGAAAGTGGTATGCTTCAAATTTATGTAGCAAGAGATAACTTAGCAGAAGGTTTTTATAACGATATATTTAAAAAGAACATTGAAGTTGGTGATATTATTGAAGTTTCTGGCTATCCGTTTGTTACGGGGCATGGTGAACTTTCACTTCATGCTAACAATGTTAAAATCTTAACAAAAGCCATATCACCTCTACCTGAAAAATTTCATGGTGTAACTGATAAAGAGATTAGATATAGAAAAAGGTATTTAGATCTTATCATGAATGCTGATGTTCGCAAAACTTTCAAAATCCGTTCAAGAGTCATCTCTTTAACTAGACGCTTCTTTGAAGATAAAGGTTTTTTAGAAGTTGAAACTCCTATGATGCATCCAATAGCAGGTGGAGCAAATGCAAAGCCTTTTGTTACTCATCATAATGCTCTTGGGATTGATAGATTTCTAAGAATTGCACCTGAGCTTTATCTAAAAAGACTTATTGTTGGCGGATTTGAAGCTGTATTTGAAATAAACAGAAATTTTAGAAATGAAGGTATGGATGCTACTCACAATCCTGAGTTTACATCTATAGAATTTTATTGGGCTTATAAAACATACAAAGATTTAATAGAGATAACAAAAGAGTACTTTAGATACCTTTTTGAACATTTAAATTTACCTAGTATACTTCCTTATGGTGATATGGAGGTTAATTTTAATAACTTTTCAGAAATTCCATTAATAGAATCATTATCCAAAATAGGAGGAGTTCCAGTAGAAATAGTTAATAATAAAGAAAAAATTATTGAATTTTTAAAATCCAAAAATTTCACTGTAAATGCGGCTATGAACTTAGGTCAACTTCAAGGGGAACTTTTTGATGAGTTTGTTGAAGAAAAATTGATAGATCCTACTTTCATTACAGAATACCCAGTAGAAATTTCTCCTCTTGCTCGTAGAAGTGATGAAAATCCTTCTATTACAGAAAGATTTGAACTTTTTATTGCAGGTCGTGAGATAGCAAATGCATTTAGTGAGTTGAATGACCCTGTTGATCAGTATGAAAGATTTAAAGGTCAGGTAGATGCTAAAGATGCTGGTGATGATGAAGCTCATGAAATGGATGAAGATTTTATAGAGGCACTTAGCTATGGAATGGCTCCAACAGCTGGTCAAGGTATTGGAATAGATAGATTGGTAATGCTTTTAACAAATGAACACTCAATAAGAGATGTTCTACTGTTTCCTGCGATGAAACCAATTCATAATGAAGAAAAAACTGAAGAAAATTAA
- a CDS encoding serine hydroxymethyltransferase, with the protein MSFLKEYDNEIYELCQKELERQTNHLEMIASENFTLPAVMETMGSVFTNKYAEGYPAKRYYGGCEYADGVEQLAIDRACELFGCKFANVQPHSGSQANAAVYAGLLKAGDKLLGMDLSHGGHLTHGSKPSFSGQNYSSFTYGVELDGRMNYDKIMEIAIAVQPKIIVCGASAYAREIDFKKFREIADAVGAIMFADIAHVAGLVAAGEHPSPFPHAHVVTTTTHKTLAGPRGGMIMTNDEEIAKKMNSAIFPALQGGPLIHVIAAKAVGFKYNLSPEWKDYAKQVKANAKVLGEVMMKRGYDVVSGGTDNHLILVSFVGREISGKDADAALENAGITINKNTVPGETRSPFVTSGIRVGSAALTSRGMKEKEFEFIANKIADVLDDINNTELQATIKEELKTLAQNFVIYNQPTY; encoded by the coding sequence ATGAGTTTTTTAAAAGAATATGACAACGAAATATATGAATTATGCCAAAAAGAGTTAGAGCGTCAAACAAATCATTTAGAGATGATTGCATCTGAGAACTTTACACTTCCAGCTGTAATGGAAACTATGGGTTCTGTTTTTACAAACAAGTATGCTGAGGGTTATCCAGCTAAGCGTTATTATGGTGGTTGTGAATATGCTGATGGTGTTGAACAATTAGCAATCGATAGAGCTTGTGAGCTTTTTGGATGTAAATTTGCAAATGTTCAACCACACTCAGGATCTCAAGCAAATGCTGCTGTATATGCTGGTCTTTTAAAAGCTGGTGATAAACTTCTTGGTATGGATTTAAGTCATGGTGGTCACTTAACACATGGTTCAAAACCAAGTTTTTCAGGTCAAAATTACTCTAGTTTTACTTATGGTGTTGAGCTTGATGGTCGTATGAATTATGATAAAATTATGGAAATAGCAATAGCAGTTCAACCAAAAATTATTGTTTGTGGTGCGTCTGCTTATGCTCGTGAAATAGACTTCAAAAAATTCCGTGAAATAGCTGATGCTGTTGGTGCTATCATGTTTGCAGATATTGCTCATGTTGCTGGTTTAGTAGCAGCTGGTGAACACCCTAGTCCATTCCCTCATGCACATGTTGTAACAACTACAACTCACAAAACTCTTGCTGGTCCAAGAGGTGGTATGATAATGACTAACGATGAAGAGATTGCTAAGAAAATGAACTCAGCAATCTTTCCTGCACTTCAAGGTGGACCACTTATTCATGTTATTGCAGCAAAAGCTGTTGGTTTCAAATATAACTTATCACCTGAATGGAAAGATTACGCTAAACAAGTAAAAGCAAATGCAAAAGTTCTCGGTGAAGTTATGATGAAACGTGGTTATGATGTTGTATCTGGTGGAACTGATAATCACCTAATTTTAGTATCTTTTGTAGGTCGTGAAATTAGTGGTAAAGATGCAGATGCTGCTCTTGAAAATGCTGGAATTACGATAAATAAAAACACAGTCCCTGGTGAAACAAGAAGCCCATTTGTTACTTCTGGTATTCGTGTAGGTTCAGCTGCTCTTACTTCTCGTGGTATGAAAGAAAAAGAATTTGAGTTTATAGCTAACAAAATAGCTGATGTTCTTGATGATATCAATAATACTGAGCTTCAAGCTACTATCAAAGAAGAATTAAAAACTTTAGCTCAAAACTTTGTAATTTATAATCAACCAACATATTAA
- a CDS encoding DUF1882 domain-containing protein, protein MTAMDLKLIKMVSDHYWIKSDKVVNKLSFKGRTFYNKFEKVNAPLTQSIINQHIKGEITVAHSLVNSRNKVENIVIDYNGRDPERFYHKAQLLLREEGYINFTAYQTKTEGHLHVYIHKGHTTLQEAIQLGKMISMKLAAKQPKQWRMFPNADMPDEYNILTLPYEVYAKERGASWSKHL, encoded by the coding sequence ATGACTGCAATGGACTTAAAACTTATCAAAATGGTAAGTGATCATTACTGGATAAAAAGTGATAAAGTTGTAAATAAACTATCTTTTAAAGGTCGTACATTTTACAATAAATTTGAAAAAGTAAATGCTCCATTGACACAGTCAATAATTAACCAACATATAAAGGGTGAGATTACTGTTGCTCACTCTCTTGTTAACTCTCGCAATAAAGTTGAAAATATTGTTATTGATTATAATGGTAGAGATCCTGAGAGATTTTATCACAAGGCTCAGCTTCTTCTACGAGAAGAGGGTTATATAAACTTTACCGCTTATCAAACAAAGACAGAAGGTCATTTGCATGTTTATATTCACAAAGGACACACAACTCTTCAAGAAGCTATACAACTTGGAAAAATGATTTCTATGAAATTAGCTGCTAAACAACCTAAACAATGGAGAATGTTTCCAAATGCAGATATGCCAGATGAATATAATATTTTAACACTCCCTTATGAGGTTTATGCAAAAGAACGTGGAGCTTCTTGGTCAAAACACTTATAG
- a CDS encoding SPOR domain-containing protein, producing the protein MNEKNELNDIILNKGGSASSNKKIILAIATLGVILIIVVMLMSTLTPDAKENLPQPIPLPQEETKTMTQAKEEPLFEEVEVLKEDSNNNENLNEITQRLKQESKENKEIAQQKETKKEVKATPKVAPKKIETPKAEIASSNAYYVQVGSFSKYAPNKKFLDSILSQGYKYKFHKVTSNSNVLNKVLVGPFYTEKEARAALRTIRSNIEAGAFLIKL; encoded by the coding sequence ATGAATGAAAAAAATGAATTAAACGATATTATTTTAAATAAGGGTGGCTCCGCTAGTTCAAATAAAAAAATTATTTTAGCTATAGCGACGTTAGGAGTTATTTTAATCATAGTTGTAATGCTTATGAGTACTCTAACACCAGATGCTAAAGAGAATTTACCACAACCTATTCCACTTCCACAAGAAGAAACTAAAACAATGACTCAAGCTAAAGAAGAGCCATTATTTGAAGAAGTTGAAGTATTAAAAGAAGACTCAAATAATAATGAGAACTTAAACGAAATAACCCAAAGATTAAAACAAGAATCAAAAGAAAATAAAGAAATAGCTCAACAAAAAGAGACAAAAAAAGAAGTTAAAGCTACTCCAAAAGTAGCCCCTAAAAAAATTGAAACTCCAAAAGCTGAAATTGCAAGTTCTAATGCTTACTATGTTCAAGTTGGTTCTTTTTCAAAATACGCACCAAATAAAAAATTCTTAGATTCAATTTTAAGTCAAGGTTATAAATATAAATTTCATAAAGTGACAAGTAATTCTAATGTGCTTAACAAAGTTTTAGTTGGTCCTTTTTATACTGAAAAAGAAGCTAGAGCTGCTTTAAGAACAATTAGAAGCAACATAGAAGCTGGTGCTTTTTTAATTAAATTATAA
- a CDS encoding anthranilate synthase component I family protein — protein MIYSKQFILDQLAPIAVYSKLKSMFKGEMSHLLESAGQSDGNYSFICIGARERLQYIDKKTIYTDANGIKHTKEKNPFTFLKDYYSKIDTTKYKEATTELKIGYVDGFIGYIGYDMVKVFEPKLSSSMDNLKDELNTPDLDLMLPKLILVYSHKNHQITLVSTLKEMNYRFDSIEKALKSPYEYVHMKKNIGSDKGSFAHSKEKFFQMIEDSKEMIRSGDVFQILMTNRFTRNIKVDPFSFYRILRTKNPSPYMFLLEYDDFNIVGSSPEVMVRLSDGELLLRPIAGTRKRGKNKHRDKELELELLADPKELAEHLMLIDLGRNDVSRVAKTGSVKVEDMMHIERFSHVMHIVSDVTAQLDDGKDMFDLFMATFTAGTMTGAPKIRAMELIAEYEGIKRGFYSGSIGYFGFDGNMDSAITIRTAMVKNDKVVLQAGAGVVADSQNELEYLEVKNKLGALVHSLEDLD, from the coding sequence ATGATATATTCTAAACAATTTATACTTGATCAATTAGCACCAATTGCCGTTTACTCAAAACTAAAAAGCATGTTTAAAGGTGAGATGTCTCACCTTCTAGAAAGTGCTGGTCAAAGTGATGGAAACTATAGTTTTATCTGTATCGGAGCAAGAGAAAGACTTCAATATATAGATAAGAAAACTATCTATACAGATGCTAATGGTATCAAACATACAAAAGAAAAAAATCCTTTTACGTTTTTAAAAGATTATTACAGCAAAATAGATACTACTAAGTACAAAGAAGCTACAACTGAACTAAAGATTGGCTATGTTGATGGTTTTATAGGCTATATCGGTTACGATATGGTTAAAGTTTTTGAGCCTAAACTTAGCTCAAGTATGGATAACTTAAAAGATGAGTTAAATACACCTGATTTAGATTTGATGTTGCCTAAACTTATTTTAGTATATTCACATAAAAATCATCAGATTACTCTTGTAAGTACACTCAAAGAGATGAATTATAGATTTGACTCTATTGAAAAAGCACTAAAGAGTCCTTATGAATACGTACATATGAAAAAAAACATAGGCTCTGACAAAGGGAGTTTTGCTCACTCAAAAGAGAAGTTTTTTCAAATGATTGAAGATTCTAAAGAGATGATTAGAAGCGGTGATGTTTTTCAGATACTTATGACAAACCGTTTTACTAGAAATATCAAAGTTGATCCTTTTAGTTTTTACCGCATCTTAAGAACTAAAAATCCATCTCCATATATGTTTTTACTAGAGTATGATGACTTTAACATAGTTGGAAGTTCTCCTGAGGTTATGGTTAGACTTAGTGATGGAGAACTACTTCTTCGTCCAATCGCAGGGACTAGAAAAAGAGGCAAAAATAAACATAGAGACAAAGAACTCGAACTTGAACTATTAGCAGATCCTAAAGAACTTGCAGAACATCTAATGCTTATAGATTTAGGTAGAAATGATGTAAGTCGTGTAGCAAAAACAGGAAGTGTAAAAGTTGAAGATATGATGCATATAGAGAGATTTTCTCATGTTATGCATATAGTCTCAGATGTTACTGCACAACTTGATGATGGCAAAGATATGTTTGATCTTTTTATGGCAACATTTACAGCTGGAACTATGACAGGCGCGCCAAAGATACGTGCGATGGAGCTTATAGCTGAGTATGAAGGCATAAAGCGTGGTTTTTACAGTGGAAGTATTGGTTACTTTGGTTTTGATGGAAATATGGATAGTGCCATAACTATAAGAACTGCTATGGTTAAAAATGATAAAGTGGTTCTTCAAGCAGGCGCAGGTGTTGTCGCAGATAGCCAAAATGAACTTGAATATTTAGAAGTAAAAAATAAACTTGGAGCTCTTGTTCACTCACTAGAAGACTTAGACTAA
- a CDS encoding shikimate dehydrogenase, whose product MKLFAIFGDPVSHSRSPLMHNCVFKNLNYKACYTRVHLKDGSKLKETFFSLNLSGANVTVPHKEEAYKACDEVRGFAKTVGVVNTLINENGKLIGYNTDADGFMYAIKEFGKVNNVLILGAGGTAKALASRFMQDNIKVSILNRSQARLAYFKEIGCETSDWNGYKTKRYDLVVNTTSAGLKDEELPAPKEIILDALKNTLFVADAIYGKLTPFLCLAQERHITFKDGADMLLGQGVLANELFVNKELKLEDIKAQMQRSFEL is encoded by the coding sequence ATGAAACTGTTTGCAATCTTTGGTGACCCTGTGTCACACTCCCGTTCTCCTCTTATGCATAACTGCGTATTTAAAAACCTAAACTATAAAGCTTGTTATACAAGAGTACATCTCAAAGATGGCTCAAAACTAAAAGAGACTTTTTTCTCTCTTAATCTTAGTGGAGCTAATGTAACTGTTCCACATAAAGAAGAAGCTTATAAAGCTTGTGATGAAGTTAGAGGTTTTGCAAAGACCGTAGGCGTGGTAAATACTCTCATAAATGAAAACGGCAAACTTATCGGCTATAACACAGATGCTGATGGTTTTATGTATGCCATAAAAGAGTTTGGCAAGGTAAACAATGTTCTTATTTTAGGAGCTGGCGGAACTGCTAAGGCACTTGCATCTAGATTTATGCAAGATAATATCAAGGTCTCTATTTTAAATAGAAGCCAAGCAAGACTAGCCTACTTCAAAGAGATTGGCTGTGAGACTTCAGACTGGAATGGTTATAAGACTAAAAGGTATGATTTAGTTGTAAATACTACAAGTGCAGGACTAAAAGATGAAGAACTTCCTGCTCCAAAAGAAATCATTTTGGATGCATTAAAAAACACTTTATTTGTTGCAGATGCAATATATGGAAAACTTACACCATTTCTTTGTCTTGCACAAGAAAGACACATCACTTTTAAAGATGGAGCTGATATGCTTTTAGGTCAAGGCGTTTTAGCAAATGAGCTTTTTGTAAATAAAGAGTTAAAGTTAGAAGATATAAAAGCTCAGATGCAAAGAAGTTTTGAGCTTTAA
- a CDS encoding thioredoxin family protein produces the protein MKFFIAMFLTLFAFEALAEEHLLKETQYKYVKESLGKGKPYFLEVGSDSCHSCKVMGGILYNVTQKHPEYNVYFINVKKERSVARELKVMMIPTQIIYDKDGKEVYRNIGVLEKSKLLELFEKYKF, from the coding sequence ATGAAATTTTTTATCGCCATGTTTTTAACACTATTTGCTTTTGAAGCTTTGGCAGAGGAGCATCTTCTAAAAGAGACTCAGTACAAGTATGTTAAAGAGAGTTTAGGAAAGGGAAAACCTTACTTTTTAGAAGTTGGTTCAGATAGTTGTCATAGTTGTAAAGTTATGGGTGGAATACTTTACAATGTTACACAAAAGCATCCAGAGTATAATGTTTATTTTATAAATGTAAAAAAAGAGCGCTCAGTCGCACGTGAACTAAAAGTTATGATGATACCAACTCAAATTATTTATGACAAAGATGGTAAAGAAGTTTATCGCAATATTGGAGTGCTAGAAAAATCTAAGTTGCTAGAGTTATTTGAGAAATACAAATTTTAG
- a CDS encoding cytochrome c biogenesis protein CcdA codes for MQETILALLESNSLLAFVGAFGAGSLTAIAPCSLVSVPLLVGSSVALNKDLEGKKKVFYTYAFASLFALGVMLSFSMLGFIVAKFGGFFSVAPIWAYILAALFGILIGLYAWGVFGEVNKSSIMIHLIKYRLFGGFLIGIIFGLVSTPCASAPLVAIITVAANSGYIYAYGLILIFALGHSMLLLIAGVSVGFTQSITSNKMLTNVSNYLNKGFAIMLIGLGVYFIWQAYLQV; via the coding sequence TTGCAAGAGACTATATTAGCGCTTCTTGAGTCTAACTCACTTTTAGCATTTGTCGGTGCATTTGGTGCAGGTAGCCTTACTGCAATAGCACCTTGTTCACTTGTCTCTGTACCACTTTTAGTTGGAAGTTCTGTGGCTTTAAACAAAGATTTAGAGGGTAAGAAAAAAGTATTTTATACTTATGCTTTTGCATCCTTATTTGCACTTGGAGTTATGCTTAGTTTTTCTATGTTGGGCTTTATAGTTGCTAAGTTTGGTGGATTTTTCTCTGTAGCTCCTATTTGGGCTTATATATTGGCTGCACTTTTTGGTATTCTTATTGGCTTGTATGCTTGGGGAGTTTTTGGAGAGGTTAATAAGTCATCTATTATGATTCATCTAATAAAATATCGACTTTTTGGAGGTTTTTTAATAGGCATAATATTTGGTCTTGTTAGCACTCCATGTGCATCTGCTCCACTTGTGGCAATCATAACAGTAGCTGCAAATAGTGGCTATATTTATGCTTATGGGCTTATACTAATATTTGCATTGGGACACTCTATGTTACTTTTGATAGCTGGAGTATCTGTTGGTTTTACACAAAGTATTACATCGAATAAGATGCTTACAAATGTATCTAACTATCTAAATAAAGGCTTTGCAATTATGCTAATAGGTTTGGGTGTTTATTTCATTTGGCAAGCATATTTACAAGTTTAG